The Petrotoga sp. 9PWA.NaAc.5.4 nucleotide sequence CTATGCATACCCTTCCTAAATCATTCCTTGCCAAATCAACTAACATAATATGTTCAGCCTTTTCTTTTTCATCATTCAAGAGTTCTTTTTCTACTTGAAGATCTTTTTCCAAATTTTTATTTCGTGCTTTAGTTCCGGCAAGAGGTCTTGTAATAACTTTGTTTTGTTCAACTTTTACAAGCATTTCAGGAGAGGTTCCAAAGATTTGAACTTCAGGAGTATTTATATAAAACATGTAGGGTGATGGGTTCATTATTCTTAATGCTTTATATATTTCAAAAGAATTTGAAGTTAATTCGATAGAAAATTTTTGAGATAAAACTATTTGAAAAGCATCCCCAGAGTTAATATAATCTTTTGCTTTGCATACTTTATCTAAGAATTCATTTTTTTTAGTATGAAAAATAAGGTTTTCAACTGAGGTATAATTTGAAGAATTGATAAATATAAAATTCGAATCTTTTTCTTTTTCAAAAGAATCAAGTAATAATTTAATATTCTTTTCCATTTGAGTTATTTCAAAATTTGCTTCTAACAATTCCTTTTGAAAATTTTTGTCTTTAGTTAAATAAACACAATTAACAACATGAATTAATCTTTCACTATGATCAATAATTAAAGAAACTTTTGGAAGAATCATGGTTGTTAGAGGTAGATCACCATATTTTATTTTTTTACCTTTATTTTTATGGTAGATATCTTCCCAAAAGTCAATCATTTCATATCCAAAATACCCAACAAAACTACAATAAAAGTCAGGGATGTTCGGTAAAATAGGTCCCTTTATATAATTCAATTCTTTTTTTAAGTATTCTATTGGTTCCTGATCTATAAGATATTGATTACTGGAAGTATGAGCTTGGATTATAAGGGAAAAATGATCATATTTGTCTTTTTCAAATTTAATAATTTTTTCTGGAATAATCCCAATAAAAGAAAATATTTTTTCTTTAAACCTTATATTTTCAAGAATAAAAGAATATTCAAACATTTGCGCTAGGCCTTCATAAAGAAGAGCAGGATCTATGGCTTTGTATTTAATAGTTTTAATAATAGGTAAAACATTGTATTTGTTATAATTTGTAATAGTTTTCATGTTTTCCTCCCGTTTATAAAGTTTTATACCTACTTTAGAAATTCCAAAACCTAAGTTTTACCAATCTTTTAGTTTTAAATTTTTTTCAAAAATACCTCCATAGCTCTAATCTTCGCTAATTCTTAATTCTTTTAACTTTTTCGGTACTTGTACCGAAGGAGGGGAGGGGGGCTCCGCCCTGAACCCACTTTAAATTCAAATGCTTATTTTCTGAAAAATTATCTTTTCTAAAGTCTCTAATAAAGTTTTACTCAATTTAGAAATTCTAAAACCTTCATTTTAAGCGAACATTCAAAATGCCCTTTTTATAAATAAAAAGAGGTTCTTCGCCCTTTTTAAGGAGGAAGAACCTCTACAAATAAAAAGGGCATCCTTTAGAGGGATGCCCTTTTATTAATAAAAAGCAAACAACGCAGTGGCATCCCTATTAAAGATGCCACCACCAATTTCTTGTATTAACAATATTTTTATTTTTTTCTACAAAATCAATCTTAGTTATCTTTTCTTTTTTCATTTCTAAACCTCAGATTAAATTTTTAATATTATATCACCTTTTTCAAAATTTGTCAAACAACTAATAACTTTTTAAAACTTATATGCGAAACCTAAACCACCACCGATGTTGAATTTAAAATCTGGTATAATGCCAATTCCTGGAGCCACTTCTAAAAAGACAACAATAGGTACCTGCGGGAAATCGTAATTAAATGAAAATGGGAATCTCAATCCTACATTAAAACTTTCTTCTCTTACTCTTGCAACGGCTCCTAAACCATAATGAAAATCAATTCCTTGCAACAAATTAGGATAAATCCAGTTGTAATCTCCATACAAATCGAAAGAATTGTGAGAAAAAGACCATGCTGCGGTAAATCCAATGTGATTGTTTCCCATATAATTTCTTACATAAAGGCCTGTTGGTTCTCCCACTTTAATACCTACAGCAAGTGGAGCTGAAAATATCGAAACAACTAAAACAAGTATTCCTACCATGATCGCTATCTTTTTCATGTTAAAACCCCCTTTTCAGTTTTGTATACTTCTAATAAGTAAAATAAATTTAGAAAATTATATGTCAAAAAAATTATAGCAAATTATGTATCTTCTGTCAAATTTTATAAAAGTTAAAAATAATTTAAATTTCTTTAAAAGGTGTATAGTTAAATATATTATATGATTTTTACATTAAAAATTAATGAAATAGCTTTGTTTTTCATAAGTATTTTTAAAAGCAGATTAATGGATTTAAACATAAGTAATAATATAAAGAACATTGTAATGAATAAAATCTTGACGGTAATGATTAAATATAGTATAATTTATATGATTATGTTGAATATAGTTAATTGCAGGTGTAGCTTCAGTCGGTAGAGCGCCGCCTTGGTAAGGCGGAGGTCATGGGTTCGAGCCCCATCACCTGCTCCATTATGTATTAGTTGAAAATGCGGATATAGCTCAGCGGTAGAGCACTTGCTTGCCAAGCAAGGGGTCGCGGGTTCGAATCCCGTTATCCGCTCCATAGCCCGGGGTAGACCCGGGTTTTTATTCTTTTTTCTTGTCACAAGTCAAAAGGAGCCACGAAACTCAATAAGTAAATTATTTATTAGAAACTTTAGAAATGGGAGTTTTCCAAAAATGAGAATTTGAATTTATAACGGGTCCAGGGTGAAGCCCTCTCTTCTTCGGTACAAGTACCCAAAAAGTTAAAAAAATTCAGAATTAGTGAGGATTAGAAGCGGGAAGGTATTTTGTAAAAAATCAATTCTAAAACATATATATAATAAGGATTTTGGGATTTCTAAAGTAAGTATTAGAAATAAATTAGGTACTTTAGAAATGATAATTTTCAGAAAATAAGCTTTTGAATTTATAACGGATCCAGGGCGGAGCCCCCTCTCCTTCGGTACAAGTATCGAAGAAGTTAAAGAAATAGAGAATTGGTCAAAATTAGAATTCAAAACATTTAATAGGAGTTTCATATTTTCTAAAGATATTATATTATTTATAGAAATTTATAGAAAGGAGATTTTGATAAATGAAATATCAGTTAAAAGATGTTGAAACGGGAGAAATTTATGAAGCCGATGAAAATACAAAGTATATAGAATTAGCAAAAGAATATGAAAAGAGAACAGGTAAGATAGTTTTATATGTAAAAGTAAATAATGATATAAAAGAACTTTTTGCCAAAGTTTCAAAAAACGGAAATATTCAGTTTTGTGATATTCAAACGCCTGATGGGGTTAGAATATATAGAAGAGGTTTGTTTTTTATATTTTATATAGCTTTGAAAGAAATTAATCCTAAAGACAAATTATACGTTAATAATACTTTAAGTGATGCAATGTACTGTGAATTAAAATTAGGGGAACCTTCTGAGGAGTATTTGAGTTGTTTGGAAAATAAAATGCGGGATATTGTGGAACAAAATATTGTTTTTGAAAAGAAAACCATTGATAAATTTGATGCGATAGAAATGTTTAAAAGAATTGGAGAAGAAGATAAGGCTTTACTCTTTAAATATAGAAAAAAAAGCACAGTTAATATATACTTTGCAGGGAAATATTTTAATTATTTTTATGGATATTTACCATACTCAACAGGTTATTTAGAAAAATTCAAATTAAAAAAAGTTGAAAAAGGTTTTGTCATTCTTCATCCTACAGAAAAATCTCCCAATGAAGTTCCCGAATATATACATTCTCCAAAGTTGTTTGCTACATTCGAAGAATATAAAAACTGGCTTGATATAATGGACATAGAAACAGTTGGTGAACTTAATTTACTTATTTCTAAGGGTCCTGAAAGTGTGAGAGAAATTATAAGAGTTTCAGAAGCTTTACATGAAAAAAAGTACGCTCAAATTGCTGATGAAATAGTAAAAAGGGAAAAGATAAGATTAATAACTATAGCGGGACCTTCATCTTCAGGTAAAACAACGAGTGCTAAAAGAGTAGCTCTTCAATTAAAGGTTCATGGATTAAAACCACTTTCTATCTCTTTAGACGATTTTTTCCTTGAAAGAGAAAAAACCCCTCGTGATGAGGATGGCAATTATGATTTTGAATCAATAAATGCGTTAGATTTAGACTTGTTTAATAGAATTATGAAAGATTTAATAGAGGGAAAGGAAGTAATATTACCCAAGTTTGATTTTAGAACAGGCACAAGATCATGGCAAGATAAACCACTAAGGATTGACCAAAATCATCCAGTTATTATTGAAGGAATTCATGGATTAAATGAAGCTCTTACTTCGGCTATTCCTAAGGATAAAAAATTTAAAATTTATGTGAGCTCATTAACTCAAATGAACTTAGATAGTATGGATAGAATTCCAACGACTGATACAAGGCTTATTAGAAGAATAGTTAGAGATTATCGTTTTAGAGGATATTCTGCAGAAAGTACTTTAAAAATGTGGCCTTCTGTTGTAAAAGGTGAACATAGAAATATATTTCCTTATCAAGAAGAAGCTGATGTTATGTTCAATTCACATTTGGTATATGAATTAGCAGTTTTAAAAAATTTTGCGGAACCGCTATTATTATCAATTGATAACTCTATTCCTGAATATACTGAAGCTAAAAGGTTATTGAGATTTTTAGATTATTTTCTACCTATTACGGAATTAGACGAAATCCCAAGAACTTCAATAATAAGAGAATTTATTGGTAATAGTTCTTTCAAATATTAGCATTAAAAAATATCGGTTCAATAAGAACCGATATTTTTTAAATTACTTTAATTTCTTTAACCTTTTACGGAACCCTGCGTTAGTCCTCCTATTATCCATCTTTGGAGACATAAGAATAAAATAACCATAGGAATAGCACCTAATAAAGAAGCTGCTGTAAACAATCCCCATTCCGTTTCATATGGACCTGTTGAAAAAGTTTGTAATCCAACAGCATATGTGTAATTGGATTCACTTTGCAAAATAATTCTTGCAATAACGAATTCGTTGAATATATTCATGAAAGTTAGTATCATAACAACAGCAACTATCGGTAAAGACAAAGGAAGTACAATTCTCCAAAATGTTTGAAATCTTGTTGCACCGTCTATCATAGCTGATTCTTCTAATGAATCAGGAATCGTGTCGTAATAACCTTTAAACAACCACATATTATAGGCGACGTTTCCCATATATGCAAAGATCAATCCATCTAAGGAATCTAATCCAAGAATTCCAAAGTAGTCTCCCATAAATTTTAAAATGCCATATATAGCTATCATGAACATAACTCCCGGAAACATTTGAATTATCATTAAAAAGAATAGACCTTGTTGTCTTCCTGCAAATCTCATTCTTGAAAAAGGATATGCTCCTATTGATGTCATAAGAACGGTTAATACGGCTACAGTACCAGCTACGATGATAGAATTTAGTAACCACCTCATGAAAGGCTTTCTTATTTTTGCTGACCAATCTTGTTGCAATAAATAAAGACTTTTATCGATCTCTCTAAGCTTATTTTTTAATTCTTTATATGGAGTGGTATTTGATAAGTTGCTGACTAATCTTGATGCTCGTGCAATATCAGCCGAAGCACTTCCATATTGTGTATTATATAGATTTTGCATTTCAACAAGAGGTAATATTCTCGCTGTAGTTCCTCCAAAATTTAAATTCAGATATTCTTTTAGATTGTTTTTGTACATGTTTAAATTACTGTTCATTTTATTTTGAATTTCTAAAAGTTTTTCTCTTCCTTGCTCAAACCGTTGAATTGACTCTGTAAAATTGTTATACCAGTTCATTAAAGCGTATCTATTTAAAGCAGGTCTAAAATAAGTATAATACCTTGAGTTCATGAACGAAGCATAGTTTGTTGCCTCAAAGTTATTGGTTATTTCTTGAGCAGCTACCTCCAAAGTTACTAATAAATAAGGAATATTCTCAATTTTTGATATTTTATTAATAATATCTGTGCTATTCTCCATTATAATGTTTAACGATTCATGGATTTCGTTTCTTTGTTCTCTTAATATTTCAATTTGATTACTGTATTTTACAAGTTGCTCCATATTTTCATTATATAAAGTACTTAAAGAAACTAATTCATCTGAAGAGACTGACATTTTTATAGTTGATGTCTTTATAGCCTGATAAGCAGCCGATATTTCGGTTAAATCTTTTATAGCAAAAACTTTTTGAAAATTATCGTTGAGAAATTTATAAACCTCACTATATAGTTCCAAAGTCTCTACAAACCCATTTTGAATAAAAGTATCGATAGAATTTAAGTTATCATAAGATACAGACATTATGCTTGCAAATTTTTGAACCGTCTCATAGAAAAGTTTATCTTCTCCAAATAAAGGTTCTTTACCTTGCACATTTTCATAATTATAATTTTTTAAAATTAAATAAGAAGATTCCACTCTTTCTTTTTCCATCATAAAAATTTCAGCAATGGCAGTCAAACTTGTGAATAGTTTACTATTTTGTTGCCACAGAGAAGATTGTTGTGCACTAATTTGTGAAATTTGTGAATTGATATTTGAAAGTTGGGTTTGATAATTAGATATCTGATTAAATGTTTCACCATAAATGTTGTTTGCCTGAGTTTGAATATTTTGCTTGAATTTTTCAATTTGCTCTTCTATTTGTTTCCATTTTTCTTCTAATAATAAAATATCTTCTCCGTAACTTTCTGCTTCTGGTTCTTCATTTATCCATCTTCTGTATGTTCTAACTCTCCAAGTTGAGGTTTTTAATGGAATTTGAAGTAAAGTATTCATTGTTTCTAAGTAATAGGTACTTTCTTTATTCAACGAACTATTTTCAAGTGATTTTAATAGTTCTTTTCTTTCTAAAAAATATTCATTTATTAAAGATTGTAATTCTGAAATCTCAACATTTATGCCAAGATCTGAGGCTAAAGCAAGTGTGTTATTTAATTCCTCTTGCAGTAAATTATAATCTTCTTCTCTTAATTTATTAATATCAGCATATATTTTGTCTTTATATGTGTTTTCATATAGAGATAAGGCATCTAAATAAGCCTTTTCGACACTTTCAAAATTTTGGATCGTTTTTGAAAAATAATCCTCTAATT carries:
- a CDS encoding anthranilate synthase component I family protein, with the protein product MKTITNYNKYNVLPIIKTIKYKAIDPALLYEGLAQMFEYSFILENIRFKEKIFSFIGIIPEKIIKFEKDKYDHFSLIIQAHTSSNQYLIDQEPIEYLKKELNYIKGPILPNIPDFYCSFVGYFGYEMIDFWEDIYHKNKGKKIKYGDLPLTTMILPKVSLIIDHSERLIHVVNCVYLTKDKNFQKELLEANFEITQMEKNIKLLLDSFEKEKDSNFIFINSSNYTSVENLIFHTKKNEFLDKVCKAKDYINSGDAFQIVLSQKFSIELTSNSFEIYKALRIMNPSPYMFYINTPEVQIFGTSPEMLVKVEQNKVITRPLAGTKARNKNLEKDLQVEKELLNDEKEKAEHIMLVDLARNDLGRVCIEKSVKVTKLFGIEKYSHVMHIYSQVEGIKKETISSLDVLKRVFPAGTVSGAPKIRAIEIINELEDEPREIYAGAIGYVDHNGNLDTSIAIRTIVCKKNKAIIQAGAGIVSYSDPEKEYYETLNKAKALFKAIGITEEAFNNF
- a CDS encoding nucleoside kinase is translated as MKYQLKDVETGEIYEADENTKYIELAKEYEKRTGKIVLYVKVNNDIKELFAKVSKNGNIQFCDIQTPDGVRIYRRGLFFIFYIALKEINPKDKLYVNNTLSDAMYCELKLGEPSEEYLSCLENKMRDIVEQNIVFEKKTIDKFDAIEMFKRIGEEDKALLFKYRKKSTVNIYFAGKYFNYFYGYLPYSTGYLEKFKLKKVEKGFVILHPTEKSPNEVPEYIHSPKLFATFEEYKNWLDIMDIETVGELNLLISKGPESVREIIRVSEALHEKKYAQIADEIVKREKIRLITIAGPSSSGKTTSAKRVALQLKVHGLKPLSISLDDFFLEREKTPRDEDGNYDFESINALDLDLFNRIMKDLIEGKEVILPKFDFRTGTRSWQDKPLRIDQNHPVIIEGIHGLNEALTSAIPKDKKFKIYVSSLTQMNLDSMDRIPTTDTRLIRRIVRDYRFRGYSAESTLKMWPSVVKGEHRNIFPYQEEADVMFNSHLVYELAVLKNFAEPLLLSIDNSIPEYTEAKRLLRFLDYFLPITELDEIPRTSIIREFIGNSSFKY
- a CDS encoding sugar ABC transporter permease, whose amino-acid sequence is MAMIEKKNYTLRHVIMIICVIIILFPLVWLISTSIRRDNAAFSPNLFSNRVTLNNYKDLILQTPNVPEIINELNAISSYIGKYSDITVEEAIKISNNYIDQLEDYFSKTIQNFESVEKAYLDALSLYENTYKDKIYADINKLREEDYNLLQEELNNTLALASDLGINVEISELQSLINEYFLERKELLKSLENSSLNKESTYYLETMNTLLQIPLKTSTWRVRTYRRWINEEPEAESYGEDILLLEEKWKQIEEQIEKFKQNIQTQANNIYGETFNQISNYQTQLSNINSQISQISAQQSSLWQQNSKLFTSLTAIAEIFMMEKERVESSYLILKNYNYENVQGKEPLFGEDKLFYETVQKFASIMSVSYDNLNSIDTFIQNGFVETLELYSEVYKFLNDNFQKVFAIKDLTEISAAYQAIKTSTIKMSVSSDELVSLSTLYNENMEQLVKYSNQIEILREQRNEIHESLNIIMENSTDIINKISKIENIPYLLVTLEVAAQEITNNFEATNYASFMNSRYYTYFRPALNRYALMNWYNNFTESIQRFEQGREKLLEIQNKMNSNLNMYKNNLKEYLNLNFGGTTARILPLVEMQNLYNTQYGSASADIARASRLVSNLSNTTPYKELKNKLREIDKSLYLLQQDWSAKIRKPFMRWLLNSIIVAGTVAVLTVLMTSIGAYPFSRMRFAGRQQGLFFLMIIQMFPGVMFMIAIYGILKFMGDYFGILGLDSLDGLIFAYMGNVAYNMWLFKGYYDTIPDSLEESAMIDGATRFQTFWRIVLPLSLPIVAVVMILTFMNIFNEFVIARIILQSESNYTYAVGLQTFSTGPYETEWGLFTAASLLGAIPMVILFLCLQRWIIGGLTQGSVKG